One window of the Candidatus Zixiibacteriota bacterium genome contains the following:
- the lpxK gene encoding tetraacyldisaccharide 4'-kinase: protein MKRFWEIIIDSRGSDRFYCFPFLILFRIITPIYRFFSGLNLSKRKKRCSREWEARIISVGNISVGGTGKTPIVIWLARYFLERGKKVAIVHSGYGRSSDDNIIIGPGVSDRINYKAVGDETAMMATHLPDAGFAVGRDKKKMVRLADEKLSPDIIIIDDGYQRLDVQKDLDLVILPVGIFNNNSKIAKRTYRMFPSGRLREPLDSISRADGIMFVQSGDKDIDNSIQRYRDFNIKAPCLIWEFSLEGVTLDNRQVTLSELKNRKPFLFAGIGSFSRLITMLAECEVELAGSYSFGDHYNYDKLDFSHLRDLSNSCGADCYLTTAKDMVKLPLEGLDNPIYTLALNVEPADEAILNNILSRVDNEK, encoded by the coding sequence ATGAAAAGGTTCTGGGAAATTATCATTGATTCTCGAGGAAGCGACCGCTTTTATTGCTTTCCGTTTCTGATTTTATTCAGAATTATTACGCCTATTTATCGGTTTTTCTCCGGGCTTAATTTGAGTAAACGAAAAAAGCGATGCTCACGTGAATGGGAAGCCCGTATTATATCGGTGGGGAATATATCCGTCGGCGGAACGGGAAAGACGCCGATTGTCATATGGCTGGCACGATATTTTCTGGAACGAGGCAAAAAAGTCGCTATTGTTCATTCCGGTTACGGGCGTTCATCGGATGATAACATTATAATTGGGCCAGGCGTATCTGACAGGATTAATTATAAGGCTGTCGGGGATGAAACGGCCATGATGGCGACGCATCTACCGGATGCGGGATTTGCCGTCGGCCGGGATAAGAAAAAAATGGTCAGACTGGCCGATGAAAAATTATCGCCCGATATTATCATAATCGATGACGGCTATCAGCGGCTTGATGTTCAAAAAGACCTTGATTTGGTAATTTTACCTGTGGGAATATTCAATAACAATTCGAAAATTGCCAAACGGACTTATCGAATGTTTCCTTCCGGAAGATTGCGTGAACCTCTTGATTCAATATCCCGAGCAGACGGGATAATGTTCGTCCAAAGCGGGGATAAAGATATCGATAATTCCATTCAAAGATATCGAGATTTTAATATCAAAGCTCCCTGCCTGATTTGGGAATTTTCACTGGAAGGCGTAACGCTTGATAATCGACAAGTAACGTTATCAGAGTTAAAAAATCGCAAGCCGTTTTTATTTGCCGGAATCGGTTCATTTTCTCGCCTGATTACGATGCTTGCGGAGTGCGAAGTCGAATTGGCGGGCTCGTATAGTTTTGGTGATCATTACAACTATGATAAATTGGATTTCTCTCATCTCCGGGATTTATCCAATAGTTGCGGGGCCGACTGCTATTTGACAACCGCCAAAGACATGGTTAAATTACCGCTTGAAGGTCTTGATAATCCGATTTATACGCTGGCTCTTAACGTAGAACCGGCTGACGAGGCGATTCTGAACAATATTCTAAGTAGAGTGGACAATGAAAAATGA
- a CDS encoding thrombospondin type 3 repeat-containing protein, translating into MRLVISSFIAVLVSFLFNYSIVSAQTWEQTNGPYGGYVSCLATNSSGDVFAIVNGDVFRSMDNGDNWTQINNNQPPNDVLVLAINSSDDVFAGTEGGVYRSTDNGDNWTITGLTDKSVQALAINSSDEVFAVTHDHELNGVYRSTDNGDNWTQINSGLTDLHKYALAINSSDDVFAGTGGGGVFRSTDNGDNWTQINNGLTYTSVRALAINSSGDVFAGTYGGGVYRSTDNGDNWTQINNGLTHKWVYSLAINSSGDIFAGTYGGGVHRSTDNGDNWTQINNGLMNKEVLALAINSTGDIFAGIRGYGIYRSTDNGDNWIQINNGLRRIYILSLAINSSSDIFAGTFEGVYRSTDNGDKWTQTNFGPAYTSVYALAIDSSGSIFAGTHVWGVFRSTNNGDSWTQINNGLTNLFVEALAINSTGDVFVGTWGGAYRSTDNGDNWDQISNGLPHSQILSLAINSSGDVFAGIYGYGIYRSTDNGYNWTITGPTIARVEALAINSTGDIFAGTNFGGAYRSTDNGDNWDQISNGLTHSHILSLAINSSGDAFAGLGGGGVYRSTDNGDNWTITGLIIERVEALAINSIGDVFAGTHYGVYRRICLSDIDADGFCDETDNCPYIPNVVQEDSDGDNVGDSCDNCINTYNPDQSDNDGDGSGDACDDDDDNDGVNDVEDNCISTYNPDQADNDDDGDGDACDDDDDNDGVNDVEDNCPYIYNPDQTDTDQNGVGDVCDFICGDANGDGSFNLGDAVFLGNYIFGGGSPPDPMGEGDASNDGIINIGDPVYIWNFVFRGGPEPCTQSFGYTSDPGIPDTVRIESITIPSGSAESFAVEIYLYNDEELGGLGLPITWSSSEVFCDSISFIGSRDESGSANLYEVDNPVQKLQVGRVFISDPLPPSSGNICTMYFSASAATPGQVINFDSTSFSVHSPFVLALIDGHIIVPQFEAGSIEIERDSEDYDNDGITNDVDNCPYEANPLQEDSNGDDIGDACTFAETTTDGQNVEISLGDDVDITFGDVSNSGTTEMTITATGPVGPSSYQIVPVNVPTYYNLTTTATYNGDIEVCISYDDFGMTLEEEQALQLLHYDGFEWVDITTSRDDVLNIICGLTTSLSPFIIALPISYTCGDANGDGNVNVGDAVYIINHVFKGGPAPDPIEACDSNCDDQCNVGDAVYLINHVFRGGPEPCAGCK; encoded by the coding sequence ATGCGTCTGGTCATAAGTTCATTTATAGCAGTTTTGGTGTCTTTTTTATTTAATTATTCGATAGTTTCCGCCCAAACCTGGGAGCAAACTAATGGGCCGTATGGGGGATACGTGAGCTGTTTGGCCACTAACTCCTCCGGTGACGTTTTTGCCATTGTAAATGGTGATGTATTTCGTTCTATGGACAATGGCGATAATTGGACACAGATTAATAATAATCAACCACCTAATGACGTTTTAGTTCTTGCCATCAACTCCTCCGATGACGTTTTTGCCGGAACTGAGGGTGGTGTTTATCGTTCCACTGACAATGGTGATAATTGGACAATAACTGGGCTGACAGATAAAAGTGTACAGGCTCTGGCCATCAACTCTTCCGATGAAGTTTTTGCCGTGACTCATGACCATGAATTAAATGGTGTTTATCGTTCCACAGATAATGGCGATAATTGGACACAAATCAACAGCGGACTGACAGATCTACATAAATACGCTTTGGCCATCAACTCCTCCGATGACGTTTTTGCCGGAACCGGTGGTGGTGGTGTTTTTCGTTCTACGGACAATGGCGATAATTGGACACAAATCAACAACGGGTTGACATATACTTCTGTACGTGCTCTGGCCATAAACTCCTCCGGTGACGTTTTTGCGGGGACTTATGGTGGTGGTGTTTATCGTTCTACGGACAATGGCGATAATTGGACCCAAATCAACAATGGGCTGACACATAAATGGGTCTACTCTCTGGCCATTAATTCATCCGGTGATATTTTTGCCGGTACTTATGGTGGTGGTGTTCATCGTTCTACGGACAATGGCGATAATTGGACACAAATCAACAATGGGCTGATGAATAAAGAGGTACTGGCTCTGGCCATCAACTCAACCGGTGATATTTTTGCCGGGATTCGTGGTTATGGTATTTATCGTTCCACTGATAACGGCGATAATTGGATACAAATCAACAATGGGCTGAGGAGAATTTATATACTGTCTCTGGCCATCAACTCCTCCAGTGATATTTTCGCCGGGACTTTTGAAGGTGTTTATCGTTCTACGGACAATGGCGATAAATGGACACAGACCAACTTTGGGCCGGCATATACTTCGGTATATGCTCTGGCCATTGACTCCTCCGGTAGCATTTTTGCTGGGACTCATGTATGGGGTGTTTTCCGTTCTACTAACAATGGCGATAGTTGGACACAAATCAATAATGGGCTGACAAATCTTTTTGTAGAGGCTCTGGCCATCAACTCAACCGGTGACGTTTTTGTCGGGACTTGGGGTGGTGCTTATCGTTCTACAGACAATGGCGATAATTGGGATCAAATTAGCAATGGCTTGCCACATTCTCAGATACTCTCTCTGGCCATCAACTCCTCCGGTGACGTTTTTGCCGGGATTTATGGTTATGGTATTTATCGTTCTACTGACAATGGCTATAATTGGACAATAACTGGGCCGACAATTGCAAGGGTAGAAGCTCTGGCCATCAACTCCACCGGTGACATTTTTGCCGGGACTAATTTCGGTGGTGCTTATCGTTCTACAGACAATGGCGATAATTGGGATCAAATTAGCAATGGCTTGACACATTCTCATATCCTCTCTCTGGCCATTAACTCTTCCGGTGATGCTTTTGCCGGGCTTGGTGGTGGTGGTGTTTATCGTTCTACTGACAATGGCGATAATTGGACAATAACTGGGCTGATAATTGAAAGGGTAGAAGCTCTGGCCATCAACTCCATCGGTGATGTTTTTGCCGGGACTCATTATGGTGTTTATCGAAGGATTTGTTTATCGGATATTGATGCCGACGGCTTTTGCGACGAGACTGATAACTGCCCTTACATACCTAACGTGGTACAAGAAGATAGTGATGGCGATAATGTTGGCGATAGTTGCGATAATTGTATTAACACCTATAATCCCGATCAATCCGACAATGATGGTGATGGGAGTGGTGACGCTTGTGATGATGACGATGATAATGATGGCGTAAATGATGTAGAAGATAATTGTATTAGCACCTATAATCCCGATCAAGCTGACAATGATGATGATGGGGATGGTGACGCTTGTGATGATGACGACGACAATGACGGCGTAAATGATGTAGAAGATAATTGCCCCTACATTTATAATCCTGATCAAACTGATACAGATCAAAATGGTGTTGGAGATGTTTGTGATTTCATCTGTGGAGACGCCAATGGTGATGGATCTTTCAATTTAGGGGATGCCGTATTCTTAGGGAATTATATATTCGGAGGCGGTTCCCCTCCTGATCCTATGGGAGAAGGCGATGCCAGTAACGACGGAATTATTAACATTGGTGACCCCGTATATATTTGGAACTTTGTGTTTAGGGGAGGACCGGAACCTTGTACTCAATCTTTTGGCTACACTTCTGATCCGGGAATCCCGGATACTGTAAGAATTGAGTCAATTACAATTCCTTCCGGAAGTGCGGAGTCCTTTGCGGTTGAGATATATCTTTATAACGATGAAGAATTAGGAGGTCTTGGCTTACCAATCACATGGAGTTCATCTGAGGTATTTTGTGATTCCATTTCATTTATTGGATCGCGTGATGAATCAGGCTCAGCGAATTTATATGAAGTTGATAATCCTGTGCAAAAGCTCCAGGTCGGTAGGGTGTTTATCTCAGACCCACTTCCCCCTAGTTCCGGGAATATCTGTACAATGTACTTTTCAGCTTCTGCGGCAACACCTGGCCAGGTAATAAATTTTGATTCTACCTCATTTTCTGTGCATTCTCCTTTTGTTCTTGCGCTTATAGATGGGCATATCATAGTCCCCCAATTTGAAGCGGGAAGTATTGAGATTGAAAGAGACTCTGAGGATTATGATAATGATGGCATAACCAACGATGTTGATAATTGCCCCTATGAAGCCAACCCACTGCAGGAAGATTCCAATGGGGATGATATTGGAGACGCCTGCACTTTTGCCGAAACGACGACGGATGGTCAGAATGTTGAGATCAGCCTTGGAGATGACGTAGATATCACATTTGGTGATGTCTCTAATTCCGGGACAACCGAAATGACAATAACAGCCACAGGTCCCGTTGGTCCATCTTCTTATCAGATTGTTCCGGTCAATGTGCCAACGTATTACAACTTAACTACTACAGCAACTTACAATGGGGATATTGAAGTATGTATTAGTTATGATGATTTCGGTATGACTCTCGAAGAGGAACAGGCGTTGCAGTTATTGCATTATGATGGATTTGAATGGGTTGATATCACAACTTCTCGCGATGACGTTTTAAATATCATATGCGGCCTCACTACTTCATTATCACCTTTTATAATCGCGTTACCTATTTCTTATACGTGCGGAGACGCCAACGGAGACGGGAATGTTAATGTCGGTGACGCAGTTTATATCATCAATCATGTCTTCAAAGGAGGCCCGGCACCAGATCCGATTGAAGCTTGCGATTCCAACTGCGATGACCAATGCAACGTGGGAGATGCTGTCTATCTAATAAATCATGTATTCAGAGGTGGCCCCGAGCCGTGCGCGGGGTGTAAGTAA
- the nadB gene encoding L-aspartate oxidase, which translates to MKNEYDFLIIGSGIAGLSFALKVADYGSVAIITKKEETESNTNYAQGGIASVMSPHDSFESHLADTLTAGAGLCKEEVVETIIKAGPACVERLKEIGVKFTRNRVGDRFSLGREGGHSHKRVVHADDLTGREIERALVTACHEHKNISLFSNHIAVDLIAFEFQGKTICGGAYVFNPHNQDRITIRSAITMLAAGGSGQVYRHTTNPRIATGDGVAMAFRAGADVANMEFIQFHPTTLSVIGKRTFLISEAVRGEGAVLRTSDGEAFMEKYHPMKDLAPRDIVARAIDTELKQSGQDNVWLDLRHISSEHIKTRFPNIYIHCLEEGIDITRDLISVVPAAHYLCGGVVADIRGRTGIDRLFACGETACTGMHGANRLASNSLLEAVATAEMAADQAVTDFKSSELPEPPKLVFPHPGQPKAPRERVILMHNRRELKRILWDCVGIVRSSYLLEEAAERMAVVRTSVSRYFQSHSLSYPSIELRNMALIACLIIEGASMRKESRGLHYTTDYPDMDDANWKKDTVLNKKGTCRWIDSMN; encoded by the coding sequence ATGAAAAATGAATATGATTTTCTCATTATAGGTTCCGGAATCGCGGGATTGTCATTCGCGTTGAAAGTGGCCGATTATGGCAGCGTCGCGATTATTACCAAAAAGGAAGAAACGGAATCGAATACCAACTATGCCCAGGGGGGAATTGCTTCGGTTATGTCTCCCCATGACAGCTTTGAATCGCATCTGGCCGATACTCTAACAGCCGGGGCCGGGCTATGTAAAGAGGAAGTCGTTGAAACGATTATCAAGGCCGGCCCGGCCTGCGTTGAGCGATTAAAAGAGATTGGCGTCAAATTCACCCGAAACCGAGTCGGAGATCGCTTTTCTCTGGGGCGCGAAGGAGGGCATTCTCATAAACGAGTCGTCCACGCCGATGATCTGACCGGTCGGGAAATTGAGAGAGCCCTGGTGACGGCCTGCCACGAGCATAAAAACATATCCCTGTTTTCCAATCATATCGCCGTCGATTTGATAGCATTTGAATTTCAAGGGAAAACAATTTGCGGCGGAGCTTATGTATTTAATCCTCATAATCAAGATCGGATAACCATCCGTTCGGCAATTACAATGCTTGCCGCCGGCGGAAGCGGGCAGGTTTATCGGCATACCACCAATCCCCGTATTGCCACCGGCGATGGCGTTGCCATGGCGTTTCGGGCCGGAGCCGACGTTGCCAATATGGAATTTATTCAGTTTCATCCCACGACGCTATCGGTCATCGGTAAAAGGACTTTTTTGATTTCCGAGGCAGTTCGGGGCGAGGGCGCCGTTTTGCGTACCAGCGACGGTGAGGCATTCATGGAAAAATATCATCCCATGAAGGACTTAGCGCCCAGGGATATTGTCGCGCGCGCAATAGATACCGAATTGAAGCAATCGGGACAGGATAATGTCTGGCTGGATTTAAGGCATATTTCGTCCGAACACATAAAAACTCGATTCCCCAATATTTATATACACTGCCTCGAAGAAGGCATCGATATTACCCGTGATTTAATCTCGGTTGTTCCGGCCGCGCATTATCTTTGCGGTGGAGTCGTGGCCGATATCCGCGGGCGGACTGGGATCGATCGATTATTCGCATGTGGTGAAACTGCCTGTACCGGAATGCATGGCGCCAATCGTCTGGCCTCTAATTCGCTTCTGGAAGCGGTCGCTACCGCCGAAATGGCCGCCGATCAGGCAGTGACGGATTTCAAATCATCCGAATTACCCGAACCGCCTAAATTAGTTTTCCCTCATCCCGGACAACCGAAAGCTCCTCGCGAACGAGTCATTTTGATGCATAACCGACGCGAACTTAAACGAATCTTGTGGGATTGTGTTGGCATCGTCCGCAGTTCATATCTTCTCGAAGAAGCCGCCGAGCGTATGGCGGTAGTCAGAACCAGCGTCAGCCGCTATTTTCAATCGCATTCATTATCATATCCGAGTATTGAACTGCGAAACATGGCTCTGATCGCTTGTCTTATAATCGAAGGAGCGAGTATGCGCAAGGAATCGCGCGGTCTGCATTATACGACAGATTATCCCGATATGGACGATGCCAATTGGAAGAAGGATACGGTCTTAAACAAAAAAGGGACGTGCCGATGGATCGACAGCATGAACTGA
- the guaA gene encoding glutamine-hydrolyzing GMP synthase produces MDRQHELILILDFGSQYTQLIARRVREQNVYCEIVPFNADLLKYDEANLKGYILSGGPASVLDNDAPRLPASFFDCDLPILGICYGLHLMAFRLGGELSRAQKREYGRAMIDIKNGSAFLKDVNSPSQVWMSHGDSLTKMPDGFQILASTSDIPYAAVANEARRFYGVQFHPEVKHTDEGAKIIKNFLFDICGVSGDWTTESFIESSVKSLRATIGDDKVILGISGGVDSTVTAALLQKAVGNQMTAIFVNNGLLRKDEYEDVIESYKSMGINLKSMDASKKFLDNLSGVVDPEKKRKIIGETFIEVFEDAARDDGDAKYLAQGTLYPDVIESVSFKGPSATIKSHHNVGGLPEKMNLKIIEPLRELFKDEVRALGRKLDLAQQLIGRHPFPGPGLAVRILGDITEERLTVLREADVIYISELKATGQYDKIWQAFAVLLPVQSVGVMGDERTYENTIALRAVTSTDGMTADWAHIPNDILARISNRIINEVKGVNRVCYDISSKPPATIEWE; encoded by the coding sequence ATGGATCGACAGCATGAACTGATACTGATTTTAGATTTTGGTTCTCAATATACACAGCTTATCGCCCGACGTGTGCGGGAACAAAATGTCTATTGCGAAATTGTGCCATTTAACGCCGATTTATTAAAGTATGATGAGGCAAACCTAAAAGGATATATCCTTTCCGGCGGTCCGGCTTCGGTTCTCGACAATGACGCTCCCCGATTGCCTGCTTCATTTTTTGATTGTGATCTTCCGATTCTCGGCATCTGTTACGGACTGCATCTCATGGCCTTTAGGTTGGGCGGCGAATTATCCCGGGCCCAAAAGCGCGAATATGGTCGGGCTATGATTGACATCAAAAACGGCAGCGCGTTTTTGAAAGATGTGAATTCTCCCAGCCAGGTATGGATGAGCCACGGCGATTCTCTAACAAAGATGCCTGACGGATTTCAGATTCTGGCTTCGACATCGGATATCCCGTATGCCGCTGTCGCCAACGAAGCAAGAAGGTTTTATGGCGTCCAGTTTCATCCCGAAGTCAAACACACTGATGAGGGCGCAAAAATAATTAAGAATTTCCTGTTTGATATATGCGGCGTATCCGGCGACTGGACGACCGAATCATTTATTGAATCATCGGTTAAATCGCTGCGTGCAACAATCGGCGATGACAAAGTTATTCTGGGAATCTCCGGCGGTGTGGATTCGACCGTTACGGCGGCGCTTTTGCAAAAAGCAGTCGGGAATCAAATGACGGCGATTTTCGTCAATAACGGCCTTCTGCGCAAGGATGAATATGAAGATGTCATCGAATCATATAAGTCAATGGGGATAAATCTCAAATCGATGGACGCCTCGAAAAAATTTCTTGATAATTTGTCCGGTGTAGTCGATCCCGAAAAGAAACGCAAAATTATCGGGGAGACGTTTATCGAAGTCTTCGAAGATGCCGCTCGCGACGATGGTGATGCGAAGTATCTCGCCCAGGGGACACTTTATCCCGATGTAATCGAGTCGGTCAGCTTCAAAGGCCCGTCGGCGACGATTAAATCGCATCATAACGTCGGGGGACTTCCCGAAAAGATGAATCTCAAAATCATCGAGCCGCTGCGGGAACTGTTCAAAGACGAGGTGCGTGCGCTGGGCCGCAAACTCGATCTTGCTCAGCAACTAATCGGGCGGCATCCGTTTCCAGGGCCGGGTCTGGCGGTTCGCATTCTCGGCGATATTACTGAAGAACGGTTGACTGTCTTGCGCGAAGCCGACGTGATTTATATATCGGAGCTTAAGGCGACCGGTCAGTATGATAAAATCTGGCAGGCGTTCGCGGTACTTCTTCCGGTGCAGTCGGTCGGCGTCATGGGCGATGAACGGACTTATGAAAACACGATCGCTCTTCGCGCGGTGACTTCCACCGATGGTATGACGGCTGACTGGGCGCATATTCCCAATGATATTCTGGCTCGCATTTCAAATCGTATCATCAATGAAGTCAAAGGCGTCAACCGCGTCTGCTACGATATTTCCTCCAAACCCCCGGCCACAATAGAGTGGGAGTAG